From the genome of Neomonachus schauinslandi chromosome 5, ASM220157v2, whole genome shotgun sequence, one region includes:
- the TEF gene encoding thyrotroph embryonic factor isoform X3, giving the protein MKREAKVRPQVEGKGLRPKRAHDTDSSRRQSDKEKGKEKLEEDEAAAASTMAVSASLMPPIWDKTIPYDGESFHLEYMDLDEFLLENGIPASPTHLAQNLLLPVAELEGKESASSSTASPPSSSTAVFQPSETASSTESSLEKERETPSPIDPNCVEVDVNFNPDPADLVLSSVPGGELFNPRKHKFAEEDLKPQPMIKKAKKVFVPDEQKDEKYWTRRKKNNVAAKRSRDARRLKENQITIRAAFLEKENTALRTEVAELRKEVGKCKTIVSKYETKYGPL; this is encoded by the exons ATGAAGAGGGAGGCAAAGGTGAGACCGCAGGTTGAGGGTAAGGGGCTGCGGCCGAAGAGGGCTCATGACACCGACTCCAGCAGGCGCCAATCAG ataaagaaaaagggaaggaaaagctgGAGGAAGACGAGGCTGCGGCAGCCAGCACCATGGCCGTCTCAGCCTCCCTCATGCCCCCCATCTGGGACAAGACCATCCCTTACGACGGCGAGTCTTTCCACCTGGAGTACATGGATCTGGATGAGTTCCTGCTGGAGAATGGCATCCCCGCCAGCCCCACCCACCTGGCCCAGAACCTGCTGCTGCCTGTGGCCGAGCTGGAAGGGAAGGAGTCGGCCAGCTCTTCCACGGCATCCCCACCATCCTCCTCCACTGCCGTCTTTCAGCCCTCTGAAACCGCGTCCAGCACAG AATCCTCCctagaaaaggagagggagacacccAGTCCCATTGACCCCAACTGTGTGGAGGTGGATGTGAACTTCAATCCTGACCCTGCTGACCTGGTCCTCTCCAGTGTCCCTGGCGGGGAGCTCTTCAACCCTCGGAAGCACAAGTTTGCAGAGGAGGACCTGAAGCCCCAGCCCATGATCAAAAAGGCCAAGAAGGTCTTTGTCCCCGATGAGCAGAAG GACGAAAAGTACTGGACAAGACGCAAGAAGAACAACGTAGCGGCCAAACGGTCCCGGGATGCCCGGCGCCTGAAGGAGAACCAGATCACCATCCGGGCAGCCTTCCTGGAGAAGGAGAACACGGCGCTGCGGACGGAGGTGGCTGAGCTGCGCAAGGAGGTGGGCAAGTGCAAGACCATCGTGTCCAAGTATGAGACCAAGTACGGGCCCTTGTAA
- the TEF gene encoding thyrotroph embryonic factor isoform X1 → MSDAGGGKKPPVEPQAGPGPGPGRAAGERGLPGSFPLVLKKLMENPPREARPDKEKGKEKLEEDEAAAASTMAVSASLMPPIWDKTIPYDGESFHLEYMDLDEFLLENGIPASPTHLAQNLLLPVAELEGKESASSSTASPPSSSTAVFQPSETASSTESSLEKERETPSPIDPNCVEVDVNFNPDPADLVLSSVPGGELFNPRKHKFAEEDLKPQPMIKKAKKVFVPDEQKDEKYWTRRKKNNVAAKRSRDARRLKENQITIRAAFLEKENTALRTEVAELRKEVGKCKTIVSKYETKYGPL, encoded by the exons ATGTCGGACGCGGGCGGCGGGAAGAAGCCGCCTGTGGAGCCGCAGGCGGGGCCGGGCCCGGGCCCGGGGCGcgcagctggggagaggggcctgcCGGGCTCCTTCCCACTGGTCCTGAAGAAGCTGATGGAGAACCCCCCGCGGGAGGCGCgccccg ataaagaaaaagggaaggaaaagctgGAGGAAGACGAGGCTGCGGCAGCCAGCACCATGGCCGTCTCAGCCTCCCTCATGCCCCCCATCTGGGACAAGACCATCCCTTACGACGGCGAGTCTTTCCACCTGGAGTACATGGATCTGGATGAGTTCCTGCTGGAGAATGGCATCCCCGCCAGCCCCACCCACCTGGCCCAGAACCTGCTGCTGCCTGTGGCCGAGCTGGAAGGGAAGGAGTCGGCCAGCTCTTCCACGGCATCCCCACCATCCTCCTCCACTGCCGTCTTTCAGCCCTCTGAAACCGCGTCCAGCACAG AATCCTCCctagaaaaggagagggagacacccAGTCCCATTGACCCCAACTGTGTGGAGGTGGATGTGAACTTCAATCCTGACCCTGCTGACCTGGTCCTCTCCAGTGTCCCTGGCGGGGAGCTCTTCAACCCTCGGAAGCACAAGTTTGCAGAGGAGGACCTGAAGCCCCAGCCCATGATCAAAAAGGCCAAGAAGGTCTTTGTCCCCGATGAGCAGAAG GACGAAAAGTACTGGACAAGACGCAAGAAGAACAACGTAGCGGCCAAACGGTCCCGGGATGCCCGGCGCCTGAAGGAGAACCAGATCACCATCCGGGCAGCCTTCCTGGAGAAGGAGAACACGGCGCTGCGGACGGAGGTGGCTGAGCTGCGCAAGGAGGTGGGCAAGTGCAAGACCATCGTGTCCAAGTATGAGACCAAGTACGGGCCCTTGTAA
- the TEF gene encoding thyrotroph embryonic factor isoform X2: MSSCDRIGVAPAMDMPEVLKSLLEHSLPWPEKRTDKEKGKEKLEEDEAAAASTMAVSASLMPPIWDKTIPYDGESFHLEYMDLDEFLLENGIPASPTHLAQNLLLPVAELEGKESASSSTASPPSSSTAVFQPSETASSTESSLEKERETPSPIDPNCVEVDVNFNPDPADLVLSSVPGGELFNPRKHKFAEEDLKPQPMIKKAKKVFVPDEQKDEKYWTRRKKNNVAAKRSRDARRLKENQITIRAAFLEKENTALRTEVAELRKEVGKCKTIVSKYETKYGPL, from the exons ATGTCGAGCTGCGACCGGATTGGAGTGGCCCCTGCCATGGACATGCCTGAGGTCCTCAAGTCCCTGCTGGAGCACTCTCTGCCTTGGCCAGAGAAGAGGACAG ataaagaaaaagggaaggaaaagctgGAGGAAGACGAGGCTGCGGCAGCCAGCACCATGGCCGTCTCAGCCTCCCTCATGCCCCCCATCTGGGACAAGACCATCCCTTACGACGGCGAGTCTTTCCACCTGGAGTACATGGATCTGGATGAGTTCCTGCTGGAGAATGGCATCCCCGCCAGCCCCACCCACCTGGCCCAGAACCTGCTGCTGCCTGTGGCCGAGCTGGAAGGGAAGGAGTCGGCCAGCTCTTCCACGGCATCCCCACCATCCTCCTCCACTGCCGTCTTTCAGCCCTCTGAAACCGCGTCCAGCACAG AATCCTCCctagaaaaggagagggagacacccAGTCCCATTGACCCCAACTGTGTGGAGGTGGATGTGAACTTCAATCCTGACCCTGCTGACCTGGTCCTCTCCAGTGTCCCTGGCGGGGAGCTCTTCAACCCTCGGAAGCACAAGTTTGCAGAGGAGGACCTGAAGCCCCAGCCCATGATCAAAAAGGCCAAGAAGGTCTTTGTCCCCGATGAGCAGAAG GACGAAAAGTACTGGACAAGACGCAAGAAGAACAACGTAGCGGCCAAACGGTCCCGGGATGCCCGGCGCCTGAAGGAGAACCAGATCACCATCCGGGCAGCCTTCCTGGAGAAGGAGAACACGGCGCTGCGGACGGAGGTGGCTGAGCTGCGCAAGGAGGTGGGCAAGTGCAAGACCATCGTGTCCAAGTATGAGACCAAGTACGGGCCCTTGTAA